A single genomic interval of Deltaproteobacteria bacterium HGW-Deltaproteobacteria-4 harbors:
- a CDS encoding Ni/Fe-hydrogenase cytochrome b subunit — MSHHDDYQTHQAKILTPSFYVLLTLTLIGFALIALRFIKGIGAVSNMNDGYPWGIWITYDVATGTAIACGGYAMAILIYIRNHMQYHPMIRSAVLTSLFGYGLAGFSVMVDVGRPWNSYNFFIPSRWQVNSAMFEVALCVMAYTTVLLIEFLPAILTTIEEGKWRRLNALLDWLEPHIKPNRAAVSSKLEVVRLGAAWLRPKLNKVLIFVIVLGITLPTMHQSSLGSLVLIASTKVHPLWHTGFLPLLFLINCVYIGYSIAIIESVISSYAFKRPFEIKELAGLAKIIPFLTLIWLTVVIGDLAWRGQIGTALALDFYSGFFLLEFALIAGGSLILFNSRKRESVRWLFLSAALITIGGALYRFNVYLIGFQPGKGWHYFPSLAELMITVGIIAFEILGYQVLVKVFPVLPKLHLDLHLPYGQGRHLPVGKGAKA; from the coding sequence ATGAGCCACCATGACGATTACCAGACGCATCAGGCGAAGATCCTTACTCCGTCCTTCTACGTCCTCCTTACCCTGACCCTGATCGGCTTCGCCCTGATCGCCCTGCGTTTTATCAAGGGGATCGGCGCCGTTTCGAACATGAACGACGGCTACCCCTGGGGGATCTGGATCACCTACGATGTCGCCACCGGCACCGCCATCGCCTGCGGCGGTTACGCGATGGCAATCCTCATCTACATCCGCAACCACATGCAGTACCATCCGATGATCCGTTCGGCGGTCCTCACCAGCCTCTTCGGTTACGGGCTCGCCGGCTTCTCGGTTATGGTCGATGTCGGTCGCCCCTGGAATTCCTATAACTTCTTCATTCCGTCGCGCTGGCAGGTGAATTCGGCGATGTTCGAAGTCGCCCTCTGCGTCATGGCCTACACGACCGTCCTCCTCATCGAGTTCCTGCCGGCAATTTTGACGACGATTGAAGAAGGGAAATGGCGGCGCCTCAACGCCCTCCTCGACTGGCTGGAGCCGCACATCAAGCCGAACCGCGCCGCCGTCAGTTCCAAACTCGAAGTCGTCCGTCTCGGCGCCGCCTGGCTGCGGCCGAAGCTCAACAAGGTCCTGATCTTCGTTATCGTCCTCGGCATTACCCTGCCGACCATGCACCAGTCATCCCTCGGCTCGCTGGTCCTGATTGCCTCGACCAAGGTCCATCCGCTGTGGCATACCGGTTTTCTCCCTCTTCTCTTTTTGATCAACTGCGTCTATATCGGCTACTCTATCGCCATCATCGAATCGGTGATCTCCTCCTACGCCTTCAAGCGCCCCTTTGAAATTAAGGAACTCGCCGGTTTGGCGAAGATCATCCCCTTTCTCACCCTGATCTGGCTGACCGTCGTCATCGGCGATCTTGCCTGGCGCGGCCAGATCGGCACCGCCCTGGCCCTCGACTTCTATTCCGGCTTCTTCCTCCTCGAATTCGCTCTCATCGCCGGCGGCTCGCTGATCCTCTTCAACAGCCGCAAACGGGAGTCGGTGCGATGGCTCTTCCTCTCGGCGGCATTGATCACCATCGGCGGCGCCCTTTACCGCTTTAACGTTTATCTGATCGGCTTCCAGCCGGGGAAGGGCTGGCACTACTTCCCCTCACTGGCAGAGCTGATGATCACCGTCGGCATCATCGCCTTTGAGATCCTCGGCTATCAGGTGCTGGTCAAGGTCTTCCCGGTTCTGCCTAAACTTCACCTCGATCTCCACCTTCCTTACGGGCAGGGACGGCATCTGCCGGTGGGCAAGGGTGCGAAGGCGTGA
- a CDS encoding hydrogenase, with protein sequence MKSPSRRNFLKMVGVGGAALATGVVGGSAEASDGLKIDNDNVAMLYDATRCVGCKACMTTCKRVNLDSGSLAYEQAEFDPDGLWDAPADLSGDTRTLIKLHKESPTRWSYVKHSCMHCQKPSCVSVCPVSAMTRDPESGIVTYDKGICIGCRYCQIACAFNIPRFQWDKALPQIVKCDMCKSTELPRTGTTGCASVCPVDAIHFGKRGDLLIEAQRRLDAQPEKYIQYIYGAQELGGLNHLCVAGLPFEKLGLPIVGNQPPAEFSEKIQHTIYKGFIAPVALYGSLCYVAIRNMKKAEQQNSATKKGGDA encoded by the coding sequence ATGAAAAGTCCGAGTAGGCGGAACTTCCTCAAGATGGTCGGCGTCGGCGGCGCGGCCCTGGCAACGGGCGTGGTGGGCGGCAGCGCCGAGGCGTCGGACGGTCTGAAGATCGATAACGACAATGTGGCGATGCTTTATGACGCCACCCGTTGTGTCGGCTGCAAGGCGTGCATGACCACCTGCAAACGGGTCAATCTCGACAGTGGCAGCCTTGCTTATGAACAGGCGGAGTTCGATCCGGATGGCCTCTGGGACGCGCCGGCCGATCTTTCCGGCGATACCCGCACCCTGATCAAGCTGCATAAAGAGTCGCCAACCCGGTGGTCCTACGTCAAGCACTCCTGCATGCACTGTCAAAAGCCCTCCTGCGTCTCGGTCTGTCCGGTCAGCGCCATGACCCGCGACCCGGAGAGCGGCATCGTCACCTACGACAAGGGGATCTGTATCGGCTGTCGCTACTGCCAGATCGCCTGTGCTTTCAATATCCCCCGTTTTCAGTGGGATAAGGCCCTGCCGCAGATCGTCAAGTGCGATATGTGTAAAAGCACCGAACTGCCGCGCACCGGCACCACCGGCTGTGCCAGCGTCTGCCCGGTCGATGCCATCCATTTCGGCAAGCGCGGGGATCTACTGATCGAAGCGCAGCGTCGCCTTGATGCCCAGCCGGAGAAATATATTCAGTACATCTATGGCGCGCAGGAACTCGGCGGCCTCAATCATCTTTGCGTCGCCGGTCTCCCCTTTGAAAAGCTCGGCCTGCCGATTGTCGGCAATCAGCCGCCGGCGGAGTTTTCCGAGAAGATCCAGCACACCATCTATAAAGGCTTTATCGCTCCGGTCGCCCTTTATGGCAGTCTTTGCTATGTCGCCATCCGGAATATGAAAAAGGCGGAGCAGCAAAACAGCGCGACAAAGAAAGGGGGGGACGCATGA
- a CDS encoding Ni/Fe hydrogenase: MGFHDFLPEINRRDFIKTVVTVSAMLGLPYGMSEALAATAENPDKRPPVIWLHFQECTGCSESLLRSSHPELATLILDMISLDYHETLMAGAGHQAEAALHDSMQTNYGKYILVVEGAIPTRHDGIYCKVAGKTALDSLKEIAAGAAAIIAIGTCASYGGIQSVGPNPTGAVGVGELVKDKAIINIPGCPPNPYNFLSTVLYYATFDKLPELDAMGRPKFAYGRLIHQHCERRPHFDAGRFASAYGDADHSQGHCLYKLGCKGPVTHANCSVVRFNDVGAWPVSIGHPCIGCTEPDILFKSAISDKVQIHEPTPFNSYAPVESANRSKGIDPLTTGIVGLAAGAVVGAGAMLGKKLPDVAQKEEGHEKSE; this comes from the coding sequence ATGGGCTTTCACGACTTTTTACCTGAAATCAACCGCCGTGATTTTATCAAGACAGTCGTCACCGTCTCGGCGATGCTTGGCCTGCCTTATGGCATGTCCGAGGCGTTGGCGGCAACGGCGGAGAACCCGGATAAGCGGCCGCCGGTGATCTGGCTCCATTTTCAGGAGTGTACCGGCTGCTCGGAATCGCTGCTGCGCTCCTCGCATCCCGAGCTGGCGACGCTGATCCTTGACATGATCTCCCTCGACTACCACGAAACCCTCATGGCCGGAGCCGGACACCAGGCCGAAGCAGCGCTGCACGACTCGATGCAGACCAACTACGGTAAGTATATCCTCGTTGTCGAAGGCGCCATCCCCACCCGCCATGACGGCATCTACTGCAAGGTGGCGGGAAAGACCGCCCTCGATTCCCTCAAGGAGATCGCGGCCGGCGCGGCGGCGATTATCGCCATCGGGACCTGTGCCAGCTACGGCGGCATCCAGTCGGTCGGCCCGAATCCGACCGGCGCGGTCGGCGTCGGTGAGCTGGTCAAGGACAAGGCGATCATCAATATCCCCGGCTGTCCCCCCAACCCCTACAACTTCCTTTCCACCGTCCTGTACTACGCCACCTTCGACAAACTCCCCGAACTCGACGCCATGGGCCGCCCCAAATTCGCTTATGGCCGCCTCATTCATCAGCACTGCGAGCGGCGGCCCCATTTCGATGCCGGCCGCTTTGCCTCGGCCTACGGTGATGCCGATCACAGTCAGGGGCATTGCCTCTACAAGCTCGGCTGCAAGGGGCCGGTGACGCACGCCAACTGTTCGGTCGTCCGTTTCAACGATGTCGGCGCCTGGCCGGTCTCGATCGGCCATCCTTGCATCGGCTGCACCGAGCCGGATATCCTCTTCAAGTCGGCGATCAGTGACAAAGTCCAGATTCATGAGCCGACCCCTTTCAACAGCTATGCCCCGGTCGAATCGGCCAACCGCAGCAAGGGGATCGATCCCCTGACCACCGGCATTGTCGGCCTCGCGGCCGGTGCGGTGGTCGGCGCTGGTGCCATGCTCGGCAAGAAGCTCCCCGATGTCGCGCAGAAGGAGGAGGGGCATGAAAAGTCCGAGTAG
- a CDS encoding sigma-54-dependent Fis family transcriptional regulator, translating to MSTVFICDDEEDLLRYLGKLLVASGYQVETFSRGIDLLERLNAGDLPPCDAILQDVRMPDMDGLQTLALARTRWPQVPVVVMTAHAAIDDAVQAMKQGAYDYLTKPFPKEKILGLLGHLLDHSRLEEENRQLRQELHRSQVGRNEIVFRSAAFRSVYDLTLQVAESDANILITGESGTGKELIAAALHYNSPRRNAPFVTLNCATLTDHLLESQLFGHIRGAFTGAIVNQKGLLEEADGGTLFLDEIGDVSPAVQAKLLRVTQEKEFMPIGSTRSRKVEVRFVAATNKEMLQEVKEGRFREDLYYRLNVINLTLPPLRERKDDIEPLAKHFLEIQTQRMKRPVRRFAAAALDLLLAYDWPGNVRELANVIERAVILCRGEEITASLLPLRPQRPTSTAPDIPAALIPLDEIERRHIGVVLKETGFHKSRSAEILGISRKTLDRKIIEYGIKESRG from the coding sequence ATGTCAACCGTCTTTATCTGTGACGACGAAGAAGATCTTCTGCGTTATCTCGGCAAACTCCTCGTTGCCAGCGGCTATCAGGTTGAGACCTTTTCCCGCGGCATCGATCTCCTCGAACGCCTCAATGCGGGCGATCTCCCCCCCTGCGACGCCATCCTGCAGGATGTGCGCATGCCGGACATGGACGGGCTGCAGACCCTGGCGCTCGCCCGCACCCGCTGGCCGCAGGTGCCGGTGGTGGTGATGACCGCCCACGCCGCCATCGATGACGCGGTCCAGGCGATGAAGCAGGGGGCTTACGACTACCTGACCAAACCCTTCCCCAAGGAGAAGATCCTCGGTCTCCTCGGCCACCTCCTCGATCACTCCCGCCTCGAAGAGGAGAACCGGCAGCTCCGTCAGGAACTGCACCGCTCACAGGTCGGGCGCAACGAGATCGTCTTTCGCAGTGCCGCCTTCCGCAGCGTCTACGACCTCACCCTGCAGGTCGCCGAGAGTGACGCCAACATCCTCATCACCGGTGAATCCGGGACCGGCAAGGAGCTCATCGCCGCGGCCCTGCACTACAACAGCCCGCGCCGGAATGCCCCCTTTGTCACCCTCAACTGCGCCACCCTCACCGACCATCTCCTGGAGAGCCAGCTCTTCGGCCATATCCGCGGCGCCTTTACCGGCGCCATCGTCAACCAGAAGGGGCTCCTCGAAGAAGCTGATGGCGGCACCCTCTTCCTTGACGAAATTGGCGATGTCAGCCCGGCCGTACAGGCGAAGCTGCTGCGGGTGACGCAGGAGAAGGAGTTCATGCCGATCGGCAGCACCCGCTCCCGCAAGGTCGAGGTGCGCTTTGTCGCCGCCACCAACAAGGAGATGCTGCAGGAGGTCAAGGAAGGGCGCTTTCGCGAGGATCTTTACTACCGCCTCAACGTCATCAATCTCACCCTGCCGCCACTGCGCGAGCGCAAAGACGATATCGAACCCCTCGCGAAGCACTTTTTGGAGATACAGACGCAACGGATGAAACGACCGGTGCGCCGCTTTGCAGCGGCCGCTCTCGACCTCCTGCTGGCCTACGACTGGCCCGGGAATGTCCGCGAGCTTGCGAACGTCATCGAGCGCGCCGTTATCCTTTGTCGCGGTGAAGAGATCACCGCCAGCCTCCTGCCGCTGCGGCCGCAACGCCCAACCAGCACCGCCCCGGATATACCTGCCGCCCTCATCCCTCTCGACGAGATCGAGCGCCGTCATATTGGCGTGGTCCTCAAGGAGACCGGTTTTCACAAAAGCCGCAGTGCCGAGATTCTCGGCATCTCGCGCAAGACTCTCGACCGCAAGATTATCGAATACGGCATCAAGGAGTCGCGGGGATGA
- a CDS encoding histidine kinase: MNRFRTSIRVKLTATILLPLIATVALCWAVGASLMTNRLVNIAQQAVAADLNAAQGILRAEVIHVAESVKLASQAPALIARPPERLYSAVLETLQSSARSGRLSFLTVTDRYGNPLYRLGGADLSGRLGAENTLVSAALAGEAVSGIEVLSANAALQENPQLRSQLTVAVQATPHAQQHTVAYENRGMFLIAAVPLRDQQGEIIGALWGGQLLNQEGRIVEQIVQVLFGDGEERQLRRGNATLFLDDVRISTTVQNERGERALGSLMADEVRQVISRGERWLGRAFVVNAWHLSAYEPLRNNNGAVIGALYVGIPEAPFELLRTRINLTFAAILTGVALIGALVAAWLGASLARPIKALEEGVRRVANGESAPDITVQGHDEIAALGEEFNTMKQRLVNREEEIHGLNRTLEAKVEARTAELAEKTAELLNTQRELSRAERLASIGLLASGVAHEINNPLAIIRGNAELMLMNEEKSEEAETVLRQSGRIERIVANLLTFARGGQLHLGSVRPAQLLDDILAGIRHQIPLDRYTVTCQHLAPDAMVIGDEDQLRQVFTNLLLNALQVMPEGGDLSIVSASTDQGACRITISDSGPGISPEAMEKLFTPFFTTRRGGTGLGLAISYAIVRDHGGSISVENVTGRGAAFSVVLP, from the coding sequence ATGAATCGCTTCCGCACCTCCATCCGCGTCAAGCTCACCGCCACCATCCTGCTGCCACTCATCGCCACGGTCGCCCTGTGCTGGGCAGTCGGGGCGTCGCTGATGACCAATCGCCTGGTCAACATCGCCCAGCAGGCAGTGGCGGCCGACCTCAATGCCGCACAGGGGATTCTCCGTGCCGAAGTCATCCACGTCGCCGAGAGCGTCAAACTCGCCAGCCAGGCCCCGGCCCTCATCGCCCGACCGCCAGAGCGTCTATATTCCGCCGTCCTTGAAACCCTGCAAAGCAGCGCCCGCAGTGGCCGGCTGAGTTTTTTGACCGTCACCGATCGTTACGGTAATCCCCTTTACCGCCTCGGTGGTGCCGATCTCTCCGGCCGCCTTGGCGCTGAAAATACCCTGGTGAGTGCCGCCCTGGCCGGTGAAGCCGTAAGCGGGATTGAAGTCCTCAGCGCCAACGCGGCCTTACAGGAAAACCCGCAATTGCGTTCGCAACTAACGGTCGCGGTGCAGGCGACGCCGCATGCGCAGCAGCATACGGTCGCTTATGAAAACCGCGGGATGTTTCTGATCGCGGCCGTCCCGCTGCGGGATCAACAGGGGGAGATCATCGGCGCCCTTTGGGGCGGACAGCTGCTGAATCAGGAAGGGCGCATTGTCGAACAGATTGTACAGGTCCTCTTTGGCGACGGTGAAGAGCGGCAACTGCGGCGCGGTAATGCCACCCTCTTTCTTGACGATGTCCGCATCAGCACAACCGTCCAGAACGAACGGGGAGAGCGCGCCCTCGGCAGTTTGATGGCCGACGAAGTGCGTCAGGTGATCAGCCGCGGCGAACGCTGGCTCGGCCGCGCTTTTGTTGTCAATGCCTGGCATCTCTCTGCTTACGAACCGCTGCGCAACAACAACGGCGCGGTGATCGGCGCCCTGTATGTCGGCATCCCCGAAGCGCCATTTGAGCTGCTGCGCACCCGCATCAACCTCACCTTCGCCGCCATTCTCACCGGCGTTGCCCTGATCGGCGCCCTGGTGGCAGCCTGGCTCGGCGCTTCGCTGGCCCGGCCGATCAAAGCGTTGGAAGAAGGCGTGCGCCGCGTCGCCAACGGCGAATCCGCGCCGGATATCACTGTGCAGGGGCACGATGAAATTGCCGCGCTCGGGGAGGAATTCAACACGATGAAGCAGCGTCTGGTCAACCGTGAAGAGGAGATTCACGGCCTCAACCGGACGCTGGAAGCGAAGGTCGAAGCACGTACCGCAGAGTTGGCTGAGAAGACCGCTGAACTCCTCAATACCCAGCGGGAGCTTTCCCGCGCCGAACGCCTCGCCTCCATCGGCCTCCTCGCTTCCGGGGTGGCGCACGAAATCAACAACCCCCTGGCGATTATTCGCGGCAACGCTGAACTCATGCTGATGAACGAAGAGAAGAGCGAAGAAGCCGAAACCGTCCTCCGTCAGAGCGGGCGCATTGAAAGGATCGTCGCTAATCTCCTTACCTTTGCGCGCGGCGGCCAACTCCACCTCGGCAGCGTCCGCCCGGCACAGCTCCTCGATGATATCCTTGCCGGGATCAGGCATCAGATCCCCCTCGACCGCTATACTGTCACCTGTCAACACCTGGCCCCTGATGCAATGGTGATCGGCGATGAAGACCAACTCCGCCAGGTCTTTACCAATCTCCTTCTCAATGCCCTGCAGGTCATGCCCGAGGGCGGCGACCTCAGCATTGTCAGCGCCAGCACCGACCAGGGCGCCTGCCGGATCACGATCAGCGACAGCGGTCCCGGCATCAGCCCGGAGGCAATGGAAAAGCTCTTTACCCCCTTCTTCACCACCCGCCGAGGCGGCACCGGTCTCGGCCTGGCTATCTCCTACGCCATCGTTCGCGACCACGGCGGCAGCATCAGTGTTGAGAATGTCACTGGACGAGGGGCAGCTTTTTCGGTAGTTTTACCGTAA
- a CDS encoding amino acid-binding protein codes for MPHYALTIIGRDRPGIVTEVTEILFKLGCNIADSSSTLLGGQYAMIQIISHPAIDSTEQLAAAFAPLEATGLSAFVRRIEPKKWQRHEIGGEIYMISVYGSDKPGIVYRVAKELSDRQVNITDLNTKLVGSEERPVYVMMLEAVLPESIDEAELTRVLMALQGELKVDITIRSITPVEL; via the coding sequence ATGCCCCATTATGCCCTGACCATCATTGGTCGCGATCGCCCCGGTATCGTCACCGAAGTTACCGAAATTCTTTTTAAACTCGGCTGCAATATCGCCGATTCGAGCAGTACGCTCCTCGGTGGCCAATACGCGATGATCCAGATCATCTCCCACCCGGCGATCGATTCGACAGAGCAGCTCGCCGCCGCTTTTGCCCCCCTGGAGGCCACCGGTCTCTCCGCTTTTGTTCGCCGCATCGAACCAAAAAAGTGGCAACGCCACGAGATCGGCGGCGAAATCTACATGATCTCGGTCTATGGTTCCGATAAACCGGGGATCGTTTATCGTGTCGCCAAAGAGCTCTCGGATCGCCAGGTCAATATCACCGACCTCAACACCAAACTGGTCGGCAGTGAAGAACGGCCGGTCTATGTCATGATGCTCGAAGCGGTTCTGCCAGAGAGCATCGATGAAGCCGAGTTGACCCGGGTGCTAATGGCTCTGCAAGGGGAGTTAAAGGTCGACATTACCATCCGATCCATTACGCCGGTCGAGCTCTGA
- the def gene encoding peptide deformylase has product MAICEILIYPDERLKTRCAPVAAGDAEVDALIQNLVDTMLASGHSVGVAAPQIGDLRRVAVVDVSRSKLGRDNHHGLLTMVNPEIISHSGQKVMREGCMSVPDYTGNVTRAEEIVVEFLDRDNSERVIRASGFEAVAIQHELDHLDGLLFLDRVSSLKTDVFRRKG; this is encoded by the coding sequence ATGGCGATCTGCGAAATCCTCATCTATCCCGACGAACGGCTCAAAACCCGCTGTGCCCCGGTGGCTGCAGGTGACGCCGAAGTCGATGCCCTCATCCAGAACCTCGTCGACACCATGCTCGCGTCGGGCCACTCGGTCGGCGTCGCCGCCCCGCAGATCGGCGATCTGCGCCGGGTGGCGGTGGTCGATGTCTCGCGCAGCAAACTCGGCCGCGATAACCACCACGGTCTGCTGACCATGGTCAATCCCGAAATCATTTCACACAGCGGACAGAAGGTCATGCGCGAAGGGTGCATGAGTGTCCCCGATTACACCGGCAATGTCACCCGCGCCGAAGAGATCGTCGTCGAATTCCTCGATCGCGACAACAGTGAACGCGTCATCCGCGCTTCCGGCTTTGAAGCCGTGGCGATTCAACACGAGCTCGACCACCTCGACGGTTTGCTCTTTCTCGACCGCGTCTCCAGTCTCAAGACCGATGTCTTTCGACGCAAGGGGTAA
- a CDS encoding two-component system response regulator, protein MSPTPYPSFTVLLVDDEPAWLHSLALALERSAGITNLQTCADSRQVMALLDRSSVGLILLDLTMPHLSGEQLLAQIAERHPETTVIVISGLNQVETAVQCIKLGAFDYFVKTVEEDRLIGGVLRAIRMRELEQDNREITDRFLSGTVQHPDAFSRILTTDRGMQTIFAYVEAVARSPQPLLITGESGVGKELLARAAHALSGCKGPLVAVNVAGLDDTVFADTLFGHLRGAFTGADQPRKGMIEEAADGTLFLDEIGDLSIASQVKLLRLLQEGEYFPLGSDRPKRLKARIIVATHCDLVEREAQGRFRRDLYYRLRTHRIHVPPLRDRKGDIPLLLDYFLAAAADDLDKKKPTPPRELAQLLATYPFPGNVRELRSMVYDAVSVHRDRVLSMESFVQAIGPGGGAVLPAAGGNPFSGLERLPTFGDAAELLVEEAMRRAAGNQSLAARLLGISQPALSKRLKQSRLS, encoded by the coding sequence ATGAGCCCAACGCCTTACCCCTCCTTTACTGTCCTCTTGGTCGATGACGAACCGGCCTGGCTCCATTCCCTAGCCTTGGCTCTGGAGCGGTCTGCCGGAATAACCAATCTGCAGACCTGCGCCGACAGCCGCCAGGTCATGGCGTTACTCGATCGCTCCAGCGTCGGTCTGATTCTCCTCGATCTGACCATGCCCCACCTCTCCGGCGAACAGCTTTTGGCGCAGATTGCAGAACGCCACCCCGAGACAACGGTGATCGTCATCTCCGGCCTCAATCAGGTCGAGACCGCGGTACAGTGTATCAAACTCGGCGCCTTTGACTACTTTGTCAAGACTGTCGAGGAAGACCGACTGATCGGCGGGGTTCTCCGCGCTATCCGCATGCGCGAACTCGAACAGGATAATCGCGAGATTACCGATCGTTTTCTGTCCGGTACAGTCCAGCATCCAGATGCGTTCAGCCGTATTCTCACGACCGATCGCGGCATGCAGACGATCTTTGCTTATGTCGAAGCTGTCGCAAGGAGCCCACAGCCGCTGTTGATCACCGGTGAAAGCGGCGTCGGCAAAGAACTCCTTGCCCGTGCCGCCCACGCCCTGAGCGGCTGCAAAGGGCCGCTGGTCGCAGTGAATGTCGCCGGGCTTGATGACACGGTCTTTGCCGACACCCTCTTTGGCCATCTGCGCGGCGCCTTTACCGGAGCTGATCAGCCACGCAAGGGGATGATTGAGGAAGCGGCGGACGGAACCCTCTTTCTTGACGAGATCGGTGACCTCAGCATTGCTTCGCAGGTCAAGCTGCTTCGTTTGCTGCAGGAAGGGGAATATTTCCCCCTCGGCAGCGACCGCCCCAAGCGCCTCAAAGCCCGGATCATCGTCGCCACCCACTGTGATCTTGTTGAACGTGAAGCCCAAGGGCGCTTTCGCCGCGACCTTTACTACCGCCTGCGTACCCACCGCATTCATGTGCCGCCGCTGCGCGACCGCAAAGGGGATATCCCACTGCTTCTTGACTATTTTCTTGCGGCAGCGGCGGACGATCTCGACAAGAAGAAGCCGACGCCGCCACGTGAATTGGCGCAACTTCTCGCCACCTACCCTTTTCCCGGAAATGTCCGCGAACTGCGCTCCATGGTTTACGACGCGGTCAGTGTCCATCGCGACCGGGTACTGTCGATGGAGAGTTTTGTCCAGGCGATCGGTCCGGGCGGTGGGGCGGTGCTGCCGGCCGCGGGGGGGAATCCTTTTAGCGGGCTGGAACGGTTGCCGACCTTCGGCGATGCCGCCGAACTTTTGGTGGAAGAAGCGATGCGCCGCGCCGCCGGCAACCAGTCGCTGGCGGCGCGCCTCCTCGGAATTTCGCAGCCGGCCTTGAGTAAACGGCTGAAGCAGAGCCGGTTAAGTTGA
- a CDS encoding histidine kinase, whose protein sequence is MNYRLPFDHEQIVTGFFFAILFLFLPSIALSEPPGHVERVIVVGANRAYPPYEFLDKNGTPAGYNVDLTRAIAKVMGMEVEFRFGNWSDIRAGLVSGEIDILQGLSYSDLRAQEHDFSPPTAIIQHAIFARSDSPPVSSLDELHGKKIILFKEGIMYDTLMAAGYGPDLVLTGTPADALRLLSSGQHDYSIIAILPGMSLVRELNLSNLTPVARNIAVQKYGYAVKKGDAELLARFSEGLAIVQKTGQYQEIYDQWLGVQESRRISWEKAVRYGAFIVGPLLLILMATVVWSRTLQRRVAMRTAELASEVTERKRALEELQRHQDKLIQADKMASLGILVSGVAHEINNPNALILLNTPILKEAYADAVEILEEHFRQHGDFSLGGLPYSRMRQEVPRLTDEVQESARRIRRIVDDLKDFSRRDDAAISTFFALNPVVEAALRLVDPTLRKATAHFHLELANNLPEICGSPQRIEQVVINLVLNACQALPDRSAAITVRTRFDRSAAVVILEVHDSGSGILPEHLPHLTDPFFTTKREIGGTGLGLAISAGIIEKHGGTLEFASTASVGTNVTVHLPTPQREFAP, encoded by the coding sequence ATGAATTATCGACTTCCTTTCGATCATGAGCAAATCGTGACGGGCTTCTTTTTCGCCATCCTCTTCCTCTTTCTGCCGTCCATCGCTCTCTCTGAGCCGCCGGGGCACGTTGAACGGGTGATTGTCGTCGGCGCTAACCGTGCCTATCCGCCCTATGAATTTCTTGACAAAAACGGCACACCTGCCGGCTACAATGTCGATCTGACCCGGGCGATCGCCAAAGTTATGGGGATGGAGGTGGAGTTCCGCTTTGGCAACTGGTCCGATATCCGGGCCGGTCTTGTCAGTGGCGAGATCGATATCCTCCAGGGCCTTTCCTACTCTGATCTCCGCGCCCAGGAGCACGATTTTTCGCCGCCGACGGCGATTATTCAGCACGCCATCTTTGCCCGCAGCGATTCGCCGCCGGTGAGTAGTCTCGACGAGTTGCACGGGAAGAAGATCATCCTCTTTAAAGAAGGGATCATGTACGACACTCTCATGGCCGCCGGCTACGGTCCGGATCTCGTCCTTACCGGCACCCCGGCGGATGCTCTGCGTTTACTCTCTTCCGGGCAGCACGATTATTCGATCATCGCCATCCTGCCGGGGATGTCGCTGGTGCGTGAGCTCAATCTTTCCAACCTGACCCCGGTGGCCCGCAATATCGCTGTACAGAAGTACGGCTATGCGGTGAAGAAGGGGGATGCCGAACTCCTGGCGCGTTTCTCCGAAGGCCTGGCGATTGTCCAGAAGACCGGGCAGTATCAGGAGATCTATGACCAATGGCTCGGCGTGCAGGAGAGCCGCCGGATCTCTTGGGAAAAGGCGGTGCGCTATGGCGCTTTCATTGTCGGACCCCTCCTGCTGATCCTCATGGCGACAGTAGTCTGGTCGCGCACTCTGCAGCGCCGGGTGGCGATGCGGACCGCCGAACTCGCCAGTGAAGTCACAGAACGCAAGCGTGCCCTCGAAGAGTTGCAACGCCATCAGGACAAGTTGATTCAGGCCGACAAGATGGCCTCCCTCGGTATCCTCGTCTCCGGTGTTGCCCACGAAATCAACAATCCCAATGCGTTGATCCTGCTCAACACCCCCATCCTCAAAGAAGCCTATGCTGATGCGGTCGAGATTCTTGAAGAGCATTTCCGGCAGCACGGCGATTTCTCTCTCGGCGGCCTCCCCTATTCGCGGATGCGTCAAGAGGTCCCGCGCCTGACCGACGAAGTGCAGGAGAGCGCCCGCCGCATCCGCCGCATCGTCGATGACCTCAAAGACTTTTCGCGCCGTGACGATGCGGCGATTTCGACCTTCTTTGCACTGAATCCGGTGGTCGAGGCGGCGCTGCGCCTGGTCGATCCGACCCTGCGCAAGGCGACTGCCCACTTTCACCTCGAACTAGCGAATAACCTCCCCGAGATCTGCGGCAGCCCGCAGCGGATCGAACAGGTGGTGATCAATCTCGTCCTGAACGCTTGTCAGGCTCTGCCCGACCGCAGCGCCGCCATTACTGTCCGCACCCGCTTCGACCGCAGCGCTGCAGTGGTGATTCTCGAGGTGCACGACAGCGGCAGCGGGATCCTCCCCGAGCATCTGCCCCACCTCACCGACCCCTTCTTTACCACCAAGCGTGAGATCGGCGGCACCGGCCTCGGCCTGGCCATCAGCGCCGGAATCATTGAAAAACATGGCGGGACCCTGGAGTTTGCTTCGACTGCCAGTGTTGGCACGAACGTCACGGTCCATCTCCCCACCCCCCAACGCGAGTTTGCCCCATGA